From a single Deinococcus humi genomic region:
- a CDS encoding Gfo/Idh/MocA family protein — MKEITVAILGCGNRGGDVYARHLAAQGALVTHLVDPRPARLSEVASRHGLTSAVCFPDWDAFFALGRVADAVVIATPDDAHVQPCLRALALGYDVLLEKPVCLAESELDTLLHAEARSTGSVTVCHVLRATPFFKEIRGVLDSGRLGQLVGIQHAENVAYWHYAHSYVRGNWRSSPPAAPFVLAKSCHDLDLLRWFAGAPPSRVDSQGGLHHFRPENAPPGASERCVTCLVSGCPYDARLIYGPRPLDVWPNTVLTAGGQSLSEALASGPYGQCVYLGLNNVADHQTVSVTFANGVTAGLSVSAFTHNNTRTLKLLGTHGELRGQMELGELEVHGFHGGTVERWTVEASGNHGGGDTRLVHDWLAFLRGEAAVPTPLAESLDSHRMAFAAERSRLA; from the coding sequence GTGAAGGAAATTACGGTTGCCATTCTCGGCTGTGGCAATCGGGGTGGCGACGTATACGCCCGTCATCTGGCTGCCCAGGGGGCGCTCGTCACGCATCTGGTGGACCCACGCCCGGCCCGTCTCTCGGAGGTGGCGTCCCGGCATGGCCTGACATCAGCGGTCTGCTTCCCGGACTGGGACGCATTCTTTGCTTTGGGGCGGGTGGCCGACGCTGTGGTGATCGCCACGCCGGATGATGCCCATGTTCAGCCGTGCCTGCGGGCGCTGGCACTGGGCTATGACGTTCTGCTGGAGAAACCGGTCTGCCTGGCCGAATCCGAATTGGACACTTTGCTGCACGCCGAGGCCCGGTCAACTGGAAGCGTGACCGTCTGTCATGTCCTGCGCGCTACCCCGTTCTTCAAGGAGATCCGGGGGGTGCTGGACTCCGGACGGCTGGGACAATTGGTTGGCATACAGCACGCTGAGAATGTGGCGTACTGGCACTACGCGCACTCGTACGTGCGGGGTAACTGGCGTTCCTCACCTCCAGCAGCGCCCTTTGTGCTCGCCAAGAGCTGCCACGATCTGGACCTGCTGCGCTGGTTCGCGGGTGCGCCGCCGTCTCGAGTGGACAGTCAGGGCGGGTTACACCATTTCCGACCGGAGAACGCGCCGCCCGGGGCTTCAGAACGCTGCGTGACCTGCCTGGTAAGCGGCTGCCCGTACGACGCCCGGCTAATCTATGGTCCGCGCCCGCTGGACGTGTGGCCCAACACGGTGCTGACTGCCGGTGGCCAGTCCCTGTCCGAGGCTCTGGCAAGCGGGCCGTACGGGCAGTGCGTCTATCTGGGTCTGAACAATGTTGCCGATCACCAGACCGTGAGTGTCACCTTCGCCAACGGAGTCACCGCTGGCCTGAGCGTCAGCGCCTTCACGCACAACAACACCCGAACCCTCAAATTGCTGGGCACGCACGGCGAACTGCGCGGCCAGATGGAACTTGGTGAGCTGGAAGTTCACGGGTTCCACGGCGGGACCGTGGAGCGCTGGACCGTGGAGGCCAGCGGCAATCACGGCGGCGGCGATACGCGGCTGGTTCACGACTGGCTGGCATTCCTGCGCGGTGAAGCTGCCGTACCTACTCCCCTGGCCGAGTCGCTCGATTCGCACCGCATGGCATTTGCGGCTGAACGTTCCCGTTTGGCTTGA
- a CDS encoding dipeptidase translates to MLIDGHLDLAYNALNGRDLTLDLDALRADDPVEGQTATTTFSELRAADMRVCFGTLFALPHTAESPDGYTDHAGARAQALAQLDVYRRWEDGGFIRLLRSGAEVSAHLALQDAPPGVVLLMEGADPVRDADDLPFWLEAGVRLIGPAWGATRYAGGTGAPGPLTDAGRALVTAMRDLGIALDASHLDDAAFWDAAEIGPRMIASHSNARALVPGNRHLSDDMARAIADTDGVIGLVFLSQFLRDGVTWGATGDDLASHARHYAGLIGWDRVAVGSDMDGGFGAEKTPVGIERYRDLPGLLDVLPTEHRAGVASDNWRRWLTAYL, encoded by the coding sequence ATGCTGATCGACGGCCATCTGGACCTAGCCTACAACGCCCTGAATGGACGTGATCTAACGCTGGATCTCGACGCTCTGCGGGCGGATGATCCGGTGGAGGGACAGACCGCCACCACCACCTTTTCCGAATTGCGGGCGGCTGATATGCGGGTGTGCTTCGGCACACTGTTCGCCCTGCCGCATACGGCGGAGTCACCGGACGGCTACACCGATCACGCTGGGGCACGGGCGCAGGCGCTCGCCCAGTTAGACGTGTATCGCCGCTGGGAAGACGGCGGTTTTATCCGGCTGCTGCGCTCAGGGGCCGAGGTCAGCGCCCATCTGGCGCTGCAGGACGCTCCTCCCGGCGTCGTCTTGCTGATGGAGGGGGCAGACCCGGTCCGGGACGCCGATGATCTGCCGTTCTGGCTGGAGGCGGGTGTTCGGCTAATCGGACCGGCCTGGGGCGCCACCCGCTACGCTGGTGGCACGGGAGCGCCGGGGCCGCTGACGGACGCGGGGCGGGCGCTGGTGACGGCCATGCGTGACCTTGGCATTGCCCTGGACGCCTCGCACCTGGACGACGCCGCGTTCTGGGACGCTGCCGAGATCGGGCCAAGGATGATTGCCTCGCATTCCAACGCCCGCGCGCTGGTCCCTGGCAACCGACATCTAAGTGACGACATGGCGCGTGCCATCGCCGATACGGACGGGGTGATCGGCCTCGTCTTCCTGAGTCAGTTTCTCCGGGATGGAGTGACGTGGGGCGCGACGGGAGACGATCTGGCGAGCCACGCCCGGCATTACGCCGGACTGATCGGCTGGGATCGGGTGGCGGTGGGCAGCGACATGGACGGCGGTTTTGGGGCCGAGAAGACGCCGGTAGGCATTGAACGCTACCGCGATCTGCCCGGCTTGCTGGACGTGTTGCCCACTGAGCACCGTGCTGGGGTCGCAAGTGACAACTGGCGGCGTTGGCTGACCGCTTACCTGTAA
- the pdxS gene encoding pyridoxal 5'-phosphate synthase lyase subunit PdxS — MSEDTSQTPQQADLNFGFAEMFKGGVIMDVVTADQARIAEAAGATAVMALERVPADIRVDGGVARMSDPKMIKEIIAAVTIPVMAKVRIGHIVEAQILQALGVDFIDESEVLTPADEQFHILKSDFKVPFVCGAKNLGEALRRVGEGASMIRTKGEAGTGNVVEAVRHARTVLGEIRAIQARPGEELMTVARDLQAPYELVKYVHQNGKLPVVNFAAGGVATPADAALMMVLGLDGVFVGSGIFKSDNPERRAQAIVKAVTHFQNPEVLAEISEDLGAPMTGINIDDLIPAERLASRGW; from the coding sequence ATGAGCGAAGACACTTCCCAGACCCCCCAGCAGGCAGACCTCAACTTCGGCTTTGCCGAGATGTTCAAGGGCGGCGTGATCATGGACGTGGTCACGGCAGACCAGGCCCGCATCGCCGAGGCGGCGGGGGCCACCGCCGTGATGGCGCTGGAGCGCGTTCCGGCCGACATCCGCGTGGACGGTGGCGTGGCCCGCATGAGCGATCCCAAGATGATCAAGGAGATCATCGCGGCCGTGACGATTCCGGTGATGGCCAAGGTCCGCATCGGTCACATCGTCGAAGCACAGATCCTGCAGGCGTTGGGCGTGGACTTCATCGACGAGTCCGAGGTCCTGACCCCGGCCGACGAGCAATTCCATATCCTCAAGTCGGACTTTAAGGTGCCGTTTGTGTGCGGCGCCAAGAATCTGGGCGAGGCGCTGCGCCGTGTGGGCGAGGGCGCCAGCATGATCCGCACCAAGGGCGAGGCCGGCACCGGCAATGTGGTGGAGGCCGTGCGCCATGCCCGCACCGTGCTGGGCGAAATTCGTGCCATTCAGGCCCGCCCCGGCGAGGAACTGATGACGGTTGCCCGTGACCTGCAGGCCCCCTATGAGCTGGTCAAATATGTCCATCAGAACGGCAAGCTGCCCGTCGTGAACTTCGCTGCCGGTGGCGTGGCCACCCCTGCCGACGCCGCCCTGATGATGGTTCTGGGCCTGGATGGGGTCTTTGTGGGCAGCGGCATCTTCAAGAGCGACAACCCCGAGCGCCGCGCTCAGGCCATTGTCAAGGCGGTGACCCACTTTCAGAATCCCGAAGTGCTGGCCGAGATCAGTGAGGATCTGGGCGCACCCATGACCGGCATCAATATCGACGATCTGATTCCCGCCGAGCGTCTCGCCTCGCGTGGCTGGTAA
- a CDS encoding response regulator, translated as MSDGAPPPRRPLHLLVVDDEQQILELLDLTLGMRGYTVWPASDGPQALEVSRQHPIDVIVMDVLMAPWDGFETVRRLHAQYTQPSNAPPGQRMPPVVFLSGLNPPDALPELAEKLIQTYLVKPFRPADLVQAIENVWEAQHRQSSTDPI; from the coding sequence GTGAGTGATGGGGCACCGCCGCCGCGCCGCCCCCTGCATCTGCTGGTGGTGGACGACGAGCAGCAGATTCTGGAGTTGCTGGACCTGACCCTGGGCATGCGGGGATATACTGTGTGGCCCGCTTCGGACGGCCCACAGGCGCTTGAGGTCTCCCGCCAGCATCCCATCGACGTCATCGTCATGGACGTGCTGATGGCCCCCTGGGACGGCTTCGAGACTGTGCGGCGACTGCATGCCCAGTACACCCAGCCCAGCAACGCCCCGCCCGGCCAGAGGATGCCCCCGGTGGTCTTTCTCTCCGGTCTCAATCCACCGGACGCCCTTCCCGAACTGGCCGAAAAGCTGATCCAGACCTACTTGGTCAAGCCCTTCCGGCCAGCCGATCTGGTGCAGGCCATCGAGAACGTCTGGGAAGCCCAGCACAGGCAGTCTTCAACTGACCCCATCTGA
- a CDS encoding metallophosphoesterase family protein, translated as MRLAFISDIHGNIHALTAVKRFLTENIVNQVIVVGDLVGYGASPGPVIDFVKREGWPTGLGSSDMRVAIDLGDREGRRGVADQVLTWTKKVLTPEQIEFLRRLPAGGRIMTPVGRVRYFHGSPHDPEQRLDLMANERELEDLAETLGARVIVVGGSHVPFSRVIGETTFVDPGSVGLSLNHEPGADVVIVDCIGRKPKVSLHKITYDYASSAFDIMAWSLPPVIADVIKTGRMG; from the coding sequence TTGAGACTGGCCTTCATCAGCGACATTCATGGAAATATCCACGCCCTGACGGCTGTCAAGCGGTTCCTCACCGAGAACATCGTCAATCAGGTGATTGTGGTGGGCGATCTGGTGGGCTACGGTGCCAGCCCCGGCCCGGTGATCGACTTTGTTAAGCGCGAGGGCTGGCCCACCGGGCTGGGCTCCAGCGACATGCGTGTCGCTATCGATCTGGGGGACCGCGAGGGGCGGCGCGGCGTGGCCGATCAGGTGCTGACCTGGACCAAGAAAGTCCTGACCCCTGAGCAGATCGAGTTCCTGCGGCGCCTACCGGCAGGTGGACGCATCATGACCCCAGTTGGTCGGGTGCGGTATTTCCACGGCAGCCCCCATGATCCCGAACAGCGCCTTGATCTGATGGCCAACGAGCGCGAACTGGAGGACCTGGCCGAGACGCTGGGCGCACGCGTGATCGTGGTGGGCGGCTCGCATGTCCCCTTTAGCCGGGTGATCGGCGAGACCACCTTCGTCGATCCGGGCAGCGTGGGCCTGAGCCTGAATCACGAACCTGGCGCGGACGTGGTAATTGTGGACTGCATCGGGCGTAAACCCAAGGTCTCATTACACAAGATCACCTACGATTACGCCTCCAGCGCCTTCGACATCATGGCGTGGAGCCTGCCCCCAGTGATCGCAGACGTGATCAAGACTGGACGGATGGGCTAA
- a CDS encoding dipeptide epimerase, whose protein sequence is MDWETLELHTAQPFGIARWTHSVYPRTFVTFTRDGVSGRGEAAPNAFYGETRGTVEAVLPLLSEALTDPWDWDGLHDRLSARMPHDHPSVKCALEMAGLEWCAVSAGLPVWTLLGLSPTALPRSSFTVSLAELPDMRRQAKEAVAAGQTLLKVKLGTARDTAILEALREEVPDVTLRVDANAAWTRPQAKRMLGVLDAAHVELVEQPLAADDLEGHAELRRLSRVPIVADESLHHVRDVIALSGAFDGVNLKLAKLGGPLRALAALRLARAHGMSVMMGCMIESSLGIAAAAHLAGLCDWADLDGALLLADDPFAGLEWTAGELARPVGPGWGVERR, encoded by the coding sequence ATGGACTGGGAGACGCTGGAGCTTCACACCGCCCAGCCTTTCGGTATTGCGCGCTGGACGCACAGCGTCTACCCACGCACGTTTGTGACCTTCACGCGCGACGGCGTTTCCGGACGCGGAGAGGCTGCTCCCAACGCTTTTTACGGTGAGACGCGCGGCACAGTGGAGGCGGTGCTTCCTCTGCTCTCGGAGGCGTTGACTGATCCCTGGGACTGGGACGGCTTGCATGACCGTCTTTCGGCACGAATGCCGCATGATCATCCCTCGGTCAAATGTGCGCTGGAAATGGCAGGGCTGGAGTGGTGCGCGGTGTCGGCGGGCCTGCCGGTGTGGACCCTGCTGGGCCTCTCCCCCACCGCTTTGCCCCGCAGCAGCTTCACGGTCAGCCTGGCCGAACTACCCGACATGCGGCGCCAGGCGAAAGAGGCAGTGGCGGCTGGACAGACGCTCCTCAAGGTCAAGCTGGGCACGGCCCGCGATACGGCCATTCTGGAAGCGCTGCGGGAGGAGGTGCCGGACGTGACCCTGCGCGTGGACGCCAACGCGGCCTGGACCCGCCCGCAGGCCAAACGCATGTTGGGCGTGCTGGACGCGGCGCACGTGGAACTCGTCGAGCAGCCCCTGGCGGCGGACGATCTGGAAGGCCACGCCGAACTGCGCCGCCTGTCGCGGGTGCCCATTGTGGCCGACGAGAGCCTGCATCACGTTCGGGACGTGATTGCCCTGTCGGGGGCCTTTGACGGCGTGAACCTCAAGCTGGCCAAACTCGGTGGGCCGCTGCGGGCGCTCGCGGCGCTGCGGCTGGCGCGCGCGCACGGCATGAGCGTCATGATGGGTTGCATGATCGAGAGCAGCCTGGGGATAGCCGCCGCCGCCCATCTGGCGGGCCTGTGCGACTGGGCCGATCTGGACGGGGCGCTGCTGCTGGCCGACGATCCGTTCGCGGGCCTGGAGTGGACGGCAGGCGAACTGGCCCGGCCTGTGGGCCCGGGCTGGGGCGTGGAGCGGCGGTGA
- a CDS encoding alanine--glyoxylate aminotransferase family protein gives MPLDAFREHVLLTPGPTPIHPRALQAMTRPMLGHMDPEVFALNREIQADLRVMYGTEPEGFTALLAGTGSLGMEAGFANLVEAGDEVLVCANGSFGRRMAEMAARYGARVHLVTAPLGEAVRPEDVATQLEMVQDLRMVAVVHGETSTGVLNPVPEIAELVRGTGALLAVDAVTTAGMEPFHMAEWGVDYAYTGAQKCLSAPPGVAPVAISDRALSRYGARHTPTPLWYCDFEGLRDYWTRHTYHHTVPVNLHFAFHAALQAALDEGMETRQRRVQRVGDAILSALTPLGFSPYVRRPQDRLPTVLALRLPDGFDDAGVRQALRVREISVTGGLGPTAGVIWRLGLMGEAARPGPYRTLMAALEDVLGARGLVARFDEALEGVLA, from the coding sequence ATGCCTCTGGACGCCTTTCGCGAACACGTTCTGCTGACTCCCGGTCCCACCCCAATCCATCCACGCGCCCTGCAGGCCATGACTCGCCCGATGTTGGGCCATATGGACCCGGAAGTTTTTGCCCTGAATCGCGAGATCCAGGCGGATCTGCGAGTGATGTACGGCACGGAGCCGGAGGGCTTCACGGCGCTGTTGGCCGGCACCGGCAGTCTGGGGATGGAAGCAGGGTTCGCCAATCTGGTGGAGGCAGGCGACGAGGTCTTGGTCTGCGCCAACGGCAGCTTCGGGCGACGTATGGCCGAGATGGCCGCCCGTTACGGTGCACGGGTCCACCTGGTCACGGCCCCACTGGGCGAGGCCGTCCGCCCGGAGGACGTGGCCACGCAACTGGAGATGGTCCAGGACCTCCGCATGGTGGCCGTCGTCCACGGAGAAACGAGCACCGGCGTCCTGAACCCGGTGCCCGAGATCGCCGAGCTCGTTCGTGGCACCGGGGCATTGCTGGCAGTGGACGCCGTGACGACGGCGGGCATGGAACCCTTCCACATGGCCGAGTGGGGGGTGGACTACGCATACACCGGCGCGCAGAAATGCCTGAGCGCTCCTCCCGGCGTGGCCCCAGTGGCGATCAGCGATCGGGCGCTGTCACGCTATGGGGCCCGACACACCCCCACGCCGCTGTGGTACTGTGATTTCGAGGGCCTGCGTGACTACTGGACCCGCCACACCTATCACCACACGGTCCCGGTCAATCTGCACTTTGCCTTTCACGCGGCCCTGCAAGCAGCGCTGGACGAGGGCATGGAGACCCGTCAGCGCCGCGTGCAAAGGGTAGGTGATGCGATCTTGAGTGCGCTGACTCCGCTGGGCTTCTCCCCCTATGTGCGCCGCCCACAGGACCGTCTGCCCACCGTGCTTGCCTTGAGACTGCCCGACGGCTTCGATGACGCTGGGGTACGTCAGGCGCTGCGGGTTCGCGAAATCAGCGTGACCGGCGGCCTCGGCCCCACGGCTGGCGTGATCTGGCGTCTGGGACTGATGGGTGAGGCAGCCCGCCCAGGTCCCTACCGTACCCTGATGGCCGCGCTGGAGGATGTACTGGGCGCACGAGGACTGGTGGCGCGGTTTGATGAGGCGCTGGAAGGCGTCCTGGCTTGA
- the pdxT gene encoding pyridoxal 5'-phosphate synthase glutaminase subunit PdxT, which translates to MAGKPPKIGVLALQGAFREHRRLLESLGTTVQEVRLPADLTGLDGLILPGGESTTMARLLTEYALWEPIRAFQASGGALWGTCAGAILLAREVRGAPPQFGGRQESLGLLDAAVVRNAFGRQINSFAAPLSVQGLDGSFPTVFIRAPAFGEIGNDVEVLAQWQEQAVMLRQGNILATAFHPELTQDARIHQLFLDMTSDSKAVVM; encoded by the coding sequence GTGGCTGGTAAACCCCCAAAAATTGGCGTCCTGGCCCTCCAGGGCGCCTTTCGTGAACATCGTCGCCTGCTGGAATCGCTGGGAACGACGGTGCAGGAGGTTCGGCTGCCCGCTGATCTGACTGGTCTGGACGGCTTGATCCTGCCGGGAGGGGAGAGCACCACGATGGCTCGCCTGCTTACGGAGTATGCCTTGTGGGAGCCGATTCGCGCCTTTCAAGCCAGTGGTGGTGCTCTCTGGGGGACCTGTGCCGGAGCGATCCTGCTGGCCCGCGAGGTCCGGGGTGCCCCGCCGCAGTTCGGCGGACGGCAGGAAAGTCTGGGGCTGCTGGACGCTGCCGTGGTGCGAAACGCTTTTGGGCGACAGATTAACTCTTTTGCCGCTCCGCTGTCAGTGCAAGGCCTCGATGGTTCGTTTCCAACGGTCTTCATTCGCGCTCCAGCTTTTGGAGAGATTGGAAATGACGTTGAGGTTCTGGCCCAGTGGCAGGAACAGGCAGTGATGCTGCGCCAGGGGAACATTCTCGCCACCGCCTTCCATCCCGAATTGACGCAGGATGCTCGGATCCATCAGCTCTTTTTGGATATGACGAGTGATTCCAAGGCTGTTGTCATGTAG
- a CDS encoding HAD family hydrolase, whose protein sequence is MTTLPAAHPPLRAVLFDRDDTIAYTDREIYAEAASWAARTYGLDAQAVGTAMLGQWQEQALAWWDLRTEDDETSFWDGYGLDLMERLGLPHAEAVAFMAEYPYERFMKPVPHAREVLQQLRARGLKIGVLSNTLPSIARTLEAVGLDDLVDVAVATCSVGVHKPDAGAFLHAADALGVLPEEILFVDDRLENVEAARALGMRAELIDLQGWEMQAIHDLRAVLELVDEVVAGAC, encoded by the coding sequence ATGACCACACTGCCCGCGGCCCACCCCCCCCTTCGAGCTGTGCTGTTCGACCGGGACGACACCATCGCCTACACGGACCGCGAGATCTACGCCGAGGCGGCAAGCTGGGCCGCCCGGACCTATGGGCTGGACGCGCAGGCGGTGGGCACCGCGATGCTGGGCCAGTGGCAGGAGCAGGCACTGGCCTGGTGGGACCTGCGGACCGAGGACGATGAAACCAGCTTCTGGGACGGGTACGGCCTGGACCTGATGGAACGGCTGGGCCTGCCGCACGCCGAGGCCGTCGCCTTCATGGCCGAATATCCCTACGAGCGCTTCATGAAGCCTGTGCCGCACGCTCGCGAGGTCCTGCAACAATTGCGCGCCCGTGGCCTGAAGATCGGTGTGCTGAGCAACACGCTGCCCAGCATCGCCCGCACTCTGGAAGCGGTGGGCCTGGACGATCTGGTAGATGTGGCGGTGGCGACGTGCTCTGTGGGCGTGCATAAGCCGGATGCCGGAGCGTTCCTCCACGCCGCCGACGCGCTGGGAGTGCTGCCGGAGGAGATTCTATTCGTGGACGACAGGCTGGAGAATGTGGAGGCGGCCCGCGCACTGGGCATGCGGGCCGAGCTGATTGATCTGCAGGGCTGGGAAATGCAGGCTATTCACGATCTGCGCGCCGTGCTGGAGCTGGTTGACGAGGTGGTGGCCGGCGCATGCTGA
- a CDS encoding NlpC/P60 family protein has product MVSTLPDPRTHAHHPDTRMAEEGLRGQLTGTDWTYVVPQPSAATARLTLRAAPRADAAQVTEALPGEALERLWEDGHGWAYVRTLHDRYLGWTPAAGLGAPLESETLTVTALRAHAFARPKVSQPIVGELCLGARVARAPGEVAEEGGRRWVPVSLPDGTVAWVGEAVLSPLTDADPAELALRFVDTPYVWGGRSAWGLDCSGLTQLAFSAFGQPLPRDADQQQEALEAVTTLRRGDLAFFPGHVGIMLDERRMVHANATHMRVTIETLGEGEYGQRLQAGCTGFGRWTA; this is encoded by the coding sequence ATGGTCTCCACCCTGCCCGATCCCCGGACCCACGCCCACCATCCCGACACTCGCATGGCCGAAGAGGGTCTGCGCGGCCAGCTGACTGGAACGGACTGGACCTATGTGGTCCCGCAGCCCAGCGCCGCCACTGCCCGCCTGACCCTGCGGGCCGCGCCCCGCGCTGACGCGGCCCAGGTCACGGAGGCGCTGCCCGGCGAGGCGCTGGAACGCCTCTGGGAGGACGGGCACGGCTGGGCTTACGTCCGGACCCTGCACGACCGCTACCTGGGCTGGACCCCGGCAGCCGGGCTGGGTGCGCCGCTAGAGAGCGAAACGCTCACCGTCACCGCCCTGCGCGCCCACGCCTTCGCCAGACCCAAGGTCAGCCAGCCGATTGTCGGCGAGCTGTGCCTGGGGGCCAGGGTGGCCCGCGCTCCGGGCGAGGTGGCCGAGGAGGGGGGGCGGCGCTGGGTGCCGGTCTCGCTGCCAGACGGCACGGTCGCTTGGGTGGGCGAGGCCGTCCTCTCTCCTCTGACGGACGCGGACCCGGCAGAGCTGGCCCTGCGCTTTGTGGACACGCCGTATGTCTGGGGCGGGCGCAGTGCCTGGGGGCTGGACTGCTCGGGACTGACCCAGCTTGCGTTCAGTGCCTTCGGTCAGCCGCTTCCCCGTGACGCGGACCAGCAACAGGAAGCCTTGGAGGCGGTCACCACTCTCCGACGCGGCGATCTGGCTTTCTTCCCCGGCCACGTCGGCATCATGCTGGACGAGCGGCGCATGGTCCATGCCAATGCCACCCACATGCGCGTGACGATAGAAACCTTGGGCGAGGGCGAGTATGGGCAGAGGTTACAGGCGGGCTGCACTGGTTTTGGGCGGTGGACGGCGTGA
- the lnt gene encoding apolipoprotein N-acyltransferase → MPSVPPPLLALLLGALLGLCGLPLPWSFLGFVPLAGVLAFAASARTMEGVSGRLLWSGVGYFAVHLWWLTAFLGKLFGFPPAGVLAFALFILEGLFLAVMAYPVARLVKSPQARVWALAGGWVVLEWLRFLGPLAFPWPTLGYGLLPSPAIQIADLGGVLLGSVLAALSAAALAGLGLSRGERGRGGPVILAALCWAAALAYGLTRTPGEGPEQPMRVLRTDFDSFGRAVGSLPPELQLPAQQAASVRNSPGEVVVWSETALTAPASETLLPQFPGPGISGLGTPRYERPERNSVVAIDAQGQITSREEKAKLVPFGEYFVFYNGILRPIYRMIENTLNFELASAQPAEMVQPLTLNGVQYGAYICYDSVFPWVARSLTRQGAQVLVNPSNDGWYDGWGVQQHFMMGRVRAIENRRWLVRSVNKGVAGAVNDLGQPVEIVSSGDSIQALSVRPKLLTGRTVFNRVGDWPALLLALGMIGYGLRLDRRR, encoded by the coding sequence GTGCCATCTGTTCCTCCACCCCTGCTGGCCCTGCTGCTGGGCGCACTTCTTGGTCTGTGTGGCCTGCCGCTGCCCTGGAGTTTCCTGGGCTTTGTCCCCCTGGCGGGGGTCCTGGCTTTTGCGGCCTCGGCGCGGACCATGGAAGGGGTGTCGGGCCGTCTGTTGTGGTCTGGCGTGGGGTACTTCGCGGTGCACCTGTGGTGGCTGACCGCTTTTCTGGGCAAATTGTTCGGCTTCCCTCCGGCGGGCGTGCTGGCCTTCGCACTCTTCATTCTGGAGGGTCTGTTTCTGGCGGTGATGGCCTACCCGGTGGCCCGACTGGTGAAATCGCCCCAGGCACGGGTCTGGGCACTGGCGGGCGGCTGGGTGGTGCTGGAGTGGCTCCGCTTCCTGGGCCCGCTGGCCTTTCCCTGGCCAACGCTGGGGTACGGTTTGTTGCCCAGCCCGGCCATTCAGATTGCGGATCTGGGCGGCGTGCTGTTGGGCAGCGTCCTCGCGGCCCTGAGCGCGGCGGCACTGGCCGGCCTGGGTCTGAGTCGGGGGGAGCGGGGGAGAGGCGGTCCGGTGATTCTGGCCGCGTTGTGCTGGGCGGCGGCCCTGGCATATGGTCTGACCCGCACGCCGGGTGAGGGACCTGAACAGCCCATGCGGGTGCTGCGGACGGATTTCGATTCGTTTGGGAGGGCAGTGGGGAGTCTGCCGCCGGAACTTCAACTGCCCGCTCAGCAGGCTGCCTCGGTCCGAAACTCACCGGGAGAAGTCGTGGTCTGGAGCGAAACTGCCCTGACAGCGCCAGCCTCCGAAACCCTGCTGCCACAGTTCCCCGGTCCAGGGATCAGCGGGCTGGGGACGCCACGCTACGAACGGCCAGAGCGGAACAGCGTCGTTGCCATCGACGCTCAGGGTCAGATCACCTCCAGGGAGGAAAAGGCAAAACTGGTTCCCTTCGGTGAATATTTTGTCTTCTACAACGGCATCCTGCGTCCAATCTACCGGATGATCGAGAACACCTTGAACTTCGAACTGGCCAGCGCCCAGCCTGCCGAGATGGTCCAGCCGCTTACTTTGAATGGCGTGCAGTACGGCGCCTACATCTGCTATGACAGCGTCTTTCCCTGGGTGGCCCGCAGCCTGACCCGGCAGGGCGCGCAGGTTCTGGTCAATCCCAGCAATGACGGCTGGTATGACGGCTGGGGCGTGCAGCAGCACTTCATGATGGGCCGGGTGCGTGCCATTGAGAATCGCCGCTGGCTGGTCCGCAGCGTGAACAAGGGTGTGGCCGGTGCGGTCAATGACCTGGGGCAGCCCGTGGAGATTGTTTCTAGCGGAGATTCGATTCAGGCGTTGAGTGTGCGGCCCAAACTTCTGACCGGCCGTACGGTGTT